A single genomic interval of Daucus carota subsp. sativus chromosome 1, DH1 v3.0, whole genome shotgun sequence harbors:
- the LOC108227718 gene encoding topless-related protein 4-like, protein MGGIELPTDESGLYPVSCLVSCRHGYVDRNRRVGVTQLSNEESASKLVIPEELIGGAAYSCDGQSIDACFLNRHIVFLDSASLTIKFVINPSAYLPFNQSRVMYASPLAANPTKHNQFALGLSDGGLLVIEEEDIGIAL, encoded by the exons ATGGGCGGTATAGAGCTTCCAACAGACGAGTCCGGCCTCTATCCCGTTTCTTGTCTTGTGTCGTGTCGACACGGGTATGTTGACCGGAATAGGCGAGTCGGAGTAACACAGCTAAGCAATGAAGAAAGTGCTTCAAAACTTGTG ATTCCCGAGGAATTGATCGGCGGTGCTGCATATTCATGTGATGGCCAGTCCATAGATGCGTGCTTTCTTAACAGGCACATTGTTTTCTTGGACTCGGCATCATTGACCATAAAGTTTGTTATCAATCCGAGTGCATATTTACCTTTTAATCAAAG CCGGGTGATGTATGCTTCTCCTCTTGCGGCTAATCCTACAAAACACAATCAGTTTGCTCTCGGGCTTAGTGATGGTGGCCTACTAGTTATAGAAGAAGAGGATATTGGGATTGCTTTGTAG